The Plectropomus leopardus isolate mb chromosome 2, YSFRI_Pleo_2.0, whole genome shotgun sequence genome has a window encoding:
- the LOC121951826 gene encoding endothelin-3 isoform X1, with amino-acid sequence MANVSSADVGVLFLIVVTASLTNGSSSSKDVSQRKEVEAVKMNGLLPGDVDNLIGVASHGEATPCSACNPQGARRRSKRCTCYTYKDKECVYYCHLDIIWINTPEHTVPYGMASYQGALRARRSAGTEQGTRRALGQRCVCTQEADSNCSSFCMDSRQRRPPKAAPNIDQRTASLRSGTVLK; translated from the exons ATGGCTAATGTGTCATCGGCTGATGTGGGAGTTTTGTTTCTCATCGTGGTGACAGCATCTTTGACAAACG GTTCCTCATCTAGCAAAGATGTGAGCCAGAGGAAAGAGGTGGAAGCAGTTAAGATGAATGGGCTCCTGCCGGGCGATGTGGACAACCTCATCGGTGTCGCCTCTCATGGTGAAGCGACGCCCTGCTCTGCCTGTAACCCACAGGGAGCCAGGAGGCGTTCAAAGAGATGCACGTGTTACACTTACAAAGACAAGGAGTGTGTGTATTACTGCCACCTGGACATCATCTGGATCAACACACCAGA GCACACTGTACCATATGGTATGGCCAGTTACCAGGGTGCCCTGCGTGCGAGGCGCTCCGCTGGGACCGAACAGGGGACAAGGAGGGCGTTGGGCCAGCGCTGTGTCTGTACACAAGAGGCTGACTCCAactgcagcagcttctgcaTGGACAG caggcAAAGGAGGCCACCCAAAGCAGCGCCTAACATAGACCAGAGGACAGCGTCTCTGCGCAGTGggactgttttaaaatga
- the LOC121951826 gene encoding endothelin-3 isoform X2, protein MANVSSADVGVLFLIVVTASLTNGSSSSKDVSQRKEVEAVKMNGLLPGDVDNLIGVASHGEATPCSACNPQGARRRSKRCTCYTYKDKECVYYCHLDIIWINTPEHTVPYGMASYQGALRARRSAGTEQGTRRALGQRCVCTQEADSNCSSFCMDRQRRPPKAAPNIDQRTASLRSGTVLK, encoded by the exons ATGGCTAATGTGTCATCGGCTGATGTGGGAGTTTTGTTTCTCATCGTGGTGACAGCATCTTTGACAAACG GTTCCTCATCTAGCAAAGATGTGAGCCAGAGGAAAGAGGTGGAAGCAGTTAAGATGAATGGGCTCCTGCCGGGCGATGTGGACAACCTCATCGGTGTCGCCTCTCATGGTGAAGCGACGCCCTGCTCTGCCTGTAACCCACAGGGAGCCAGGAGGCGTTCAAAGAGATGCACGTGTTACACTTACAAAGACAAGGAGTGTGTGTATTACTGCCACCTGGACATCATCTGGATCAACACACCAGA GCACACTGTACCATATGGTATGGCCAGTTACCAGGGTGCCCTGCGTGCGAGGCGCTCCGCTGGGACCGAACAGGGGACAAGGAGGGCGTTGGGCCAGCGCTGTGTCTGTACACAAGAGGCTGACTCCAactgcagcagcttctgcaTGGACAG gcAAAGGAGGCCACCCAAAGCAGCGCCTAACATAGACCAGAGGACAGCGTCTCTGCGCAGTGggactgttttaaaatga